In Temnothorax longispinosus isolate EJ_2023e chromosome 10, Tlon_JGU_v1, whole genome shotgun sequence, a single window of DNA contains:
- the LOC139820799 gene encoding putative nuclease HARBI1 has product MVSLRFYATGSFLMTVGDFCGISEVSAHSIVHRVSPAIVALRNQFIKLPTSPEEICRNQQEFYQTAKFIRVVGCMDCTHVKIQSYGGETSELYRNRKGFFSVNVQVIINARLEIIDIVARWPGSTHDSTIFNHSRIKTLFELGTFGDGLLLGDSGYPNLPYLMTPVLNPTTPAEHLYNEAQIRTRSKIERCFGIWKRRFAVLSIGTRFHTVKRALPVIVATAVLHNIVQQNVIPNPINPQIYNNAVAQMRYVNNEMNINNEKDLILEYFNR; this is encoded by the exons ATGGTTTCTCTGCGGTTTTATGCAACTGGATCATTTTTGATGACTGTTGGTGATTTCTGTGGCATCAGCGAAGTAAGCGCTCATAGTATTGTTCATCGAGTATCTCCTGCCATTGTTGCGTtaagaaatcaatttataaaacttcCTACTTCACCAGAAGAAATTTGTCGAAATCAGCAAGAATTTTATCAAACAGCTAAATTTATACGTGTTGTTGGTTGTATGGATTGTACGCATGTGAAAATTCAATCATATg GTGGAGAAACCAGTGAGTTGTACCGTAATAGAAAGggatttttttcagtaaacGTACAAGTGATTATTAATGCAAGATTGGAAATAATTGACATAGTAGCGCGTTGGCCCGGATCTACACATGATTCTACTATTTTTAATCACTCaagaattaaaacattatttgaaTTGGGTACATTTGGTGACGGTTTACTCCTTGGAGATTCCGGTTATCCAAATTTACCATACTTGATGACTCCGGTACTAAATCCCACAACACCAGCAGAGCATCTTTATAATGAAGCACAAATTCGAACACgatcaaaaattgaaagatgTTTTGGAATTTGGAAACGAAGATTTGCAGTTTTGTCAATTGGAACACGTTTTCATACAGTTAAAAGGGCGCTTCCTGTTATTGTGGCAACAGCTGTTCTGCATAATATTGTtcaacaaaatgttattccaAATCCAATTAATCCCCAGATATACAATAATGCTGTTGCGCAAATGcgatatgtaaataatgagATGAATAtcaataatgaaaaagatttaattttggaatattttaataggtaA